In Candidatus Uhrbacteria bacterium CG10_big_fil_rev_8_21_14_0_10_50_16, the genomic window TGCCAATCCTATGAACTATTACCGTAACGTTCTCTTGTTTTTATTCCTTCTTGTACTGCCGTGGCAAACGCGATGGATTGTGCAGGATGTGTTGATGCAAAGTGAGGTGACGCAGTATGGTCGGCTCAGTGTGTACGTGTTTGATGTGCTGCTTGTGGGATATCTTGCCGTCGTTCTTCCTGTGGTTGTACAGCAGACCCGCCGGTGGATGGATCTTTCGTTTGTGCGACGTGCTGCGTTGGGATGTTTTGGGGCGTTGGTTGTATGGAGTGTTGGTTCTATTTTTTGGAGTTTGGAGCCGCGTGTTGCAATCGTGGCCGCAGGACACTTGTTGCTTGCGGTGGGATTGTTTACGGCGATTGTGCTGGATCGGGATGCTTCTCCGGATGTTATTTTGGCGGGGATTGCGTTGGGTATGATGGTGCCGTCACTATTTGGATGGATACAATCTGCCACACAGTCGATAGGTGCCTCAACACTTCTTGGAATCGCGGCGCAGGATCCTGCTGTTTTGGGCACGGCGGTTATTGAACAGACGCAGGGGCGGTGGTTGCGAGCCTATGGAAGTTTCCCGCACCCGAATATATTTGGAGGATTTTTGGCCGTGGGACTTGTGGCGGTTTTGGGGGTGATTGGCCGCGCACGGATGCAGATGTCGGAAACGTTGCTTTGGTGCGCCACAGTGGTGATAGCGGGAGCATTGATACTTACGGCCTCGCGTGGTGCCTGGTTGGCGGCGTTGCTGGGAGTAGTTGTATTGCTCATTGGATCGCGCATAAATAACGATCGGTTATTTTTACAACGTCTCAAAAAACCGGTCACGATCGCTCTTGTCGTGATGACGATTATGGTTGTATCGCTTGGGTCAATTCTTCTAACGCGGTTTGATGTGACGAATCGATTAGAAACACAGTCCGTGATAGAACGCGTGGATCAATGGGGAGATGTAGGAACGCTTGCGACACAAAATATCTCGTCATTTGTAGGGGGAGCCGGCATTGGGAATATGGTTTTCGCATTGGAAGAACGACAACCGCTACTTCATGCATGGACGTATCAACCTGCGCACAATGTGTTTGGGCTTGTGTTGGTTGAGCTTGGAGCTCTCGGCCTCTTGTTGTTGATCGGATTGATTGCAATGACAAACTGGTATCTGCCAAGATATTGGCGCCACACGAGTGTTCTCTTGGCCTGCTCGCTTGGAATCACCGTACTTGCACTGGCGTGCGTCGATCATTATCTTTGGACACAGCCGTCTGGTTTGTATTTACTCGCGATCTGTTTGGCCGTTATTCTGCGTTTGGGCGAGGAGGCACGCTCACATTGACGATCACGTAAGGGAACAGTAAGATAGCCACGAATTTATTCATAAAAGAAATGACTATGAATATACACCCAACAGGGGATCATATTGTGATCTTACCGATACAAGAACAGGAGACAACCGCAGCCGGGATTTTTGTGCCCGACGCCGCAAAGGATCAACCGGAACGAGGAACCGTTCTCGCCGTGGGGCCTGGCCGTATTCTTTCGTCTGGGAATCGTGCGCTGATGGATGTACAGGTAGGGAACACGGTGCTTTTTAA contains:
- a CDS encoding co-chaperone GroES, yielding MTMNIHPTGDHIVILPIQEQETTAAGIFVPDAAKDQPERGTVLAVGPGRILSSGNRALMDVQVGNTVLFKKYAPDEFTIDGDKVFVVRAEDVIAIIE